Within Actinoplanes sp. L3-i22, the genomic segment ATCGGCGGCCCGGACGCGGATCCGCAGCTCGCGAGCGAGTTGGGGGCCGAGATGATCGAGGCCCTGGCCCCGGGGGAAAACGGCTGACTACCCTTGCCGGGTGGATCAGCGAACTCCGACCGTCTACCGCACCCGTTCCTGGAAGAACCGGAACCGGGCATTGATCGCCCTGGCGGGTCTCGCCCTGCTGCTGGCCGGCTACGGCATCGGCCGCTGGCAGGACACGCCGTCCTCGGCCTCGGCCGCGGCCGCCGAGCAGTCCGCGGCGCCGTCCGAGGTCCCGTCGTCGGCCCCGGCGCCGACCGAGGCGGCCCCGACCACGCCGCCCCCGACCCCGGTCAAGTACCAGGTGCTGCAGGCCGAGTCGGCCAACGAGCTGACCGGCATCCAGGCGCAGGACACCGAGGACCAGGGCGGCGGGCAGAACGTCGGCTGGATCAACCGCGGCGACCACCTGCGGTTCGACAACTTCGTCTTCGGTGACGTGCCGGCGACCAAGGCCAAGTTCCGGGTCGCGTCCGCCGCCGGGGTGTCCGGCCGGGTGCAGGTCCGGCTGGACGCCCCGGACGCCGACCCGGTCGGTGAGCTCTCGGTGAGCAACACCGGCGGGTGGCAGACCTGGCGGACCGACGTGGCGGCGCTGACCCCGGTGACCGGGACGCACACCGTCTACCTCACATTCACCGCGACGGACGACAGCGAGTTCATGAACATCAACTGGATCCAGTTCGACCACTAGACGGCCGCGGCGACCTCGATCTTGCGGGGCTTGCGCTCCTCCAGGACCGGGATGCTGAGCGTGAGCACGCCCTTGTCGTACCGGGCCTCCAGCCGGTCGGTGTCCAGCTTGTCGGAGAGCTGGACCTGCCGGCTGAACACGCCCACCGGGCGCTCGGCGATCACGTAGCGGACGTCCTCGCCCTCGGCGCGGGTACGCTGCGCGCGGACCTTCAGCACCTTGCCGTCGACGGTGATGTCGATCGACGCCGCGTCCACGCCGGGCAGGTCGATGTCGATGAAGAAGGTGTCGTTCTCCCGATACGCATCGAGGCGCGCGCCCGCGGTCCGGGTCGAGCTCTCGACGACCCGGGCGGTGAGGCGCTCGAGGTCGCGTACGGTCGGGGTGCTGAGCAACATGGGTGGTTCCTCGTTCCTTACTTGAGCGTGGGTGACTCAACTCTAGAAAACCGGGATTCCCGCTTCGCGATTCCCGCCCGGAATGTGATCGCGGATACCACCCGAGGCCCAAAAACCTTGCCCCCTCGGCTTTCACGCGTGGAGCACCCCGGTCTCGCCCTCGGCACAGCTCCCTTCGGGAGCTCAACACCAAACCGCCTATTGGGTACGGACGGAGCAACGCCCCACCAGGACGTTTTCCACAGATCGCCGGTCCGGGCCCGCACTTCATCGAACATATGTACTAGACTCGGC encodes:
- a CDS encoding carbohydrate-binding protein, which encodes MDQRTPTVYRTRSWKNRNRALIALAGLALLLAGYGIGRWQDTPSSASAAAAEQSAAPSEVPSSAPAPTEAAPTTPPPTPVKYQVLQAESANELTGIQAQDTEDQGGGQNVGWINRGDHLRFDNFVFGDVPATKAKFRVASAAGVSGRVQVRLDAPDADPVGELSVSNTGGWQTWRTDVAALTPVTGTHTVYLTFTATDDSEFMNINWIQFDH
- a CDS encoding Hsp20/alpha crystallin family protein, whose amino-acid sequence is MLLSTPTVRDLERLTARVVESSTRTAGARLDAYRENDTFFIDIDLPGVDAASIDITVDGKVLKVRAQRTRAEGEDVRYVIAERPVGVFSRQVQLSDKLDTDRLEARYDKGVLTLSIPVLEERKPRKIEVAAAV